A stretch of DNA from Anopheles nili chromosome 2, idAnoNiliSN_F5_01, whole genome shotgun sequence:
CTTTCGAAAAAAAGGCTAGCTTCACCGCGTTCTAGAAAGTAGAGCTAGTTATTATTCGACAGTGCCAATTAAACCATTTGCCACTCGCTTCTGAATTGGCATTGAACCAATCGATCAGTTCCTCTTTTGCTTCCGACGTCGCATCTCATGGTCAAGCAGTTGCCATTTCTTCTGCCACGAGTTGATTGcgcacaattttccattttctcaaAATTAACCATACACCCTCGCGCGCTGCGGCATCCCAAACAAACTCCGCTTGCGAGCAGCCCGGTGGGGGCTCAAATTACCAGAAACAAATATGCAACTCCTCAATGGCGTCGATTGATCGGCGAAGCtcgtgcgcctccatcacgcaATGTAACCATATTAACCTTCTTCTTTCTatcgtttttccgcttccaccGATTCCAGCAAAGGccgccaccatcatcatcatgcccATCGCCGTCACCGACACCGTCATCATCGAACGTCCATAGTTTGCGTCATTGAACTTGAAAACAGCGGATTCCAACCTCGTTCGATCGGCATAATGCACGTACGCTTCAATGGTGCAAAGTGAATGAGCATCATATGCAATCGGACGCACCACGGACAAGGAATGGTCGTATGTTTTAGGGTCAGCATCGTGGCCGTGAGAGACAAAGAGAAACAAACGACCTATCAAAGGGACCACTTGCGGCGGGGAAGCCCAGATTTCACGACACACTAAGGGTTCCGTTACGGGTACGGCGTTATTACTCGATGGTCGGCACTTCAACAGCGGCCATTTGGGAAGCAAGTGGACCACACTGTAAAGCCTTCGCGCTGCCCAGCAGCATAAGCATCGCGAGCATGTTCGACTGATAGTGCGACCTCATCGCGATCAAGCATTGATTACCGATCGAAGCAAGCGCTTCTCGAGTGAACTGCGAGACGGGGCGAATAATTGGTTCGGAGCCCGAAATGGGTCAAGAGCAGGTGTTCCGTGTGTCGAACGCGACGTTAATGGTTCTCTTACGCGTTCCATGGTGATGGGTCCCAAAAATTGGGAAAGTGCCACAATTGCGATGTAACTGAACTAACAGCAGAATAAGCAGGCCCCATCGTAGCACCGTTTTGTGGAAGAGTCCGAAGCTCTTGACACGTTTAGTGCGAGTAGTAGGCCGTGCTTTGTGCAGGAACATTGTGCTGTCAAAGTGCTCACAGGCTTCAAAACGAGCAGAAACTCACGTTCGGTGTGTGCGTTTCGAGGAAGGATGAGTGTAGTGTAGGCATTTTAATCGAAACTCGAATGAAAGCAATGGTCACGTACAACATGGACGGTTCGCAAAGAATGAGCCGCCCGAGGCGCGGTTCGAGTGTTTCCTCCGGCTTTCGGCTCATGGACTCCGACCAGCTGGACGCGCTGTCCAGCATCAGCCGAAACAGTATTTACAAGCTTAAAATCGACTCCATGTTCGACGACACGAGGTGAGTAAAGCAATGCAGATAATGGTGTTGGTGAATGGCACAGATCTATTCATTCAAAAGCGTGACAACTTGCTCGTAAACTAATCCATGTACTAATAAGATGCACAACAGTGAGAACCCTACCGAGCTAGGAACCGATTATCCTTCTTTCGGACGGCGCAATCGGGCCGCATCCTGGGCATCTGTCAGTTCATCCGTCAAACGTTTGATAGTTCGCTCCAGCTCTCGGACCGTGTTCACGAAGCGCCTTTCGAGCTGATCTTTCTCCTCGACCAATCTGCGGTACTTCTGCTCCAGCACGTTGTACGATTGCTTGAGCAGCTTGAGCTGATGTTCTTCATGTTTGTCATCTGGAGCAAACAGACGTTCGGCACGAGGTTGCGATTCACCTAGACGGCTGGTTCTTCCCAAAAACACCACCTCTTCGACAGCACTCGGCACGGTGGCGTAAGGGGCATTGTCTTCGTAACAGCAGATGCCTCCATCAAGCTTTTCCGAACACGCATGTTCCGCACCGTACACCTGAATATCCAAGTTCCAGATGGACTCACGGACGCGTGCCACCCACTCACAGCTCCACTGGTTATCTACAAGCCGTACGCGCTGCAATGAGGGCAAAACGCTTGGAAAGAAGTCGATCTGACGCAGCTGGTTGTGACTGACCCAGAGGTTCTTCAGCCGACCAAGGCGCAGTGCCGGGTGGACATCGAGCCGCACTATTCGGTTGCCCGAAAGGTCGAGCACGAGCAGATTGTCCATCACCTGGAACCAGTTGAGATTGACGTGCTCGAGCTGATTGTTCGAGAGGTCCAGAATCGAGAGTCCCACGAGGTGCCGAATGGTTGGCGGAATGGTCGACAGGGGGTTGCCGTTGATAATGAGCGTGTTAAGGTTACGGTTTTCCTGTGGACCCACCGCAAACTCGCGCAGCTCCGTATTATCGATGCGAAGGGAATGTAAGCCATCGGAGCGAAACGTAACCGCCGGGATGAAGCTGCCCTTGAGCGTGAGGAACGCCGTCTCGTCGAGTGCTTCGAACAGATGGACCGAGAAATGGAGAATTTCGCTGGATTCTATAATTATGTGCGTTGAGGTCGGAAATACGGTGGAATATTCATCCAATGGGTCGACCAGCGATACGCCATCGATGATGCACGATGAGTTCCGTTGGACTCGGGTGCACGCTATCACTTTGGCGATCGCGGGCGATGAGCAGATGATTACTGAAATTAGGCTAGCGCGCATACACGGGTGCATTAGAATCACTATCGTTCCATTAACGCAAACACCACTCACATAAGCAACGGATGACGCATTGTGGCTATGTTTTCTCTAGCGGCTAACTTACGTTCGAAGAATCACCACAAACTGACCAGCCGCGATCTTCCAGCATCGATCACGGACTGGCGGCTACTAATCAACTAAAGCTGCTGGTCTTACACGTATCATAACATAACAGACTCCCAACGTACTTCATTTACACTGCACCGAGGGGATCTTGCAAGTAGATTCCTACGTTTTGCGTCTCAGCACCGGTCACCCCGTTGATGGTTTCGTTCTCAAACACTTTGAACGTTATCAGGGGTTTCATCGATTGACCATCGGAGTGGCCGTTTTGCTCCACCGGGGGACTGAGCTGGTCTAGCTCGGAGAGAATCGTTTTTGCAAGCGCCAGACGGGCTCGCGTAGGGCTGCTGTAGGAACAGCATAGTCCTCCGTTTTTGATTCTGTTTGCACAATCAAAATC
This window harbors:
- the LOC128730866 gene encoding leucine-rich repeat-containing protein 40-like, producing MRASLISVIICSSPAIAKVIACTRVQRNSSCIIDGVSLVDPLDEYSTVFPTSTHIIIESSEILHFSVHLFEALDETAFLTLKGSFIPAVTFRSDGLHSLRIDNTELREFAVGPQENRNLNTLIINGNPLSTIPPTIRHLVGLSILDLSNNQLEHVNLNWFQVMDNLLVLDLSGNRIVRLDVHPALRLGRLKNLWVSHNQLRQIDFFPSVLPSLQRVRLVDNQWSCEWVARVRESIWNLDIQVYGAEHACSEKLDGGICCYEDNAPYATVPSAVEEVVFLGRTSRLGESQPRAERLFAPDDKHEEHQLKLLKQSYNVLEQKYRRLVEEKDQLERRFVNTVRELERTIKRLTDELTDAQDAARLRRPKEG